The window GTTCGTGCCCGACGGCAACACCCTGGCCCGCAGCGACCAGGAAGCCCAGGCGCTCGTCTCCCACCTGGGCCGGCAGGTCGGAGCCGAGGTTCGCACCGCCTCCTATCCCGACGTGGCGGCCCTGCGCAAGGCGCTCTCCGGAGGGGAGGTGGACCTGGCGGTGCTCCCCAACACCGCCTATCGGGAAGCGGCAGACGACGTGGAGGTCGTAGCCAACTTCACCCGCTCCGCCGAGCCGACCCATGAGCTCCTCCTGCTCGTGACGAAGAGCCGGGGAATCCAGAGCGTGGAGGAACTGATCCGCCTCAATCCCTCCCTGGGGCTCGACGAGAACCACCCCTCGCGGCAGTGGTTCCTGATCCGCCAGACCGGCGCGAATCCCGGTCAGGCGTTCCGGGTGGTGTCGACACCGAAGCAGACCGTGCGCGCCATCACCGACCTGATCACCGGCACCTACGACGCCGCCTGCGTGGAGAGCGGTGTGCTCGACGCCGTGAAGCGCTTCGACCTGGGGAGCACCCGGCAGCTTCAGATCCTGGCCTCCGAGGGCCCCTACGCCTCGGACCCACTGGTCGTGCGCAGGGGCTTTCCCTCCGAGGACCAGGAGCGCCTGCGCGGCGTCCTGCTCGCCATGGAGTCCGACGCCCTGGGCCAGCAGGCGCTTCTGGGGCTCAAGATCGTGCGCTTCGTGGCACCCTTGACCGACCTCGCCCTCTACCCGACGGAGCCGCCCGCGCCCAAACCCGTGGCCCGGGCCGCGCCCCCCAAGCCCGTCGCCCCGCCGCCTGCCCCGCCCCAGGAGGACCCCCAGGCCCAGGCCCGGGCCCGGGCCGAGGCCGAAGCCCAGCGGAAGAAGGCCTATGAGGCCGCCGCCCGGCTCGACACCGCCGAAGCCTACCTGGCCTTCCTGGCCCTGCATGCCGCGGGGCCTGAAGCCGACGAGGCCCGCAAGCGGGTTGCCGCCCTCGAGACCGAGACCGAGCTCTTCCAGAAGGCCAAGGGCTCGGAAGATCAGCTCGCAGCCTACCTGGCCCTGTGGCCCAACGGCCGTTACGTGCGGGAGGCCCGGCAGCAGCTCGAAGAGCTGCGAGGTCACCGCCGGGAGCGGGAGTACCGGCGGGCGGTGGGCATCAAGACCCCCGAAGCCCTCCGGGCGTTCGCAGACGCCTGGCCCAGGACCCCCCAGGCCGCCGAGGCGGAAAAGCTCCTGACGGCCCTGAGCCGGCAAGCAGCCGCGGCGGCAGCGGTTCCCGCCCCCGCGCCGGTCCCGGCGCCCCCGCCCCCGGCTCCCGAGCCCCCCCGGGAGTGGTCGCTCAAGGTTCCCCTGGTGGCCGAGGCACCCGTGGTGGACGGCTCACCCCAGGACGCGGCCTGGAAGCGGGCGCCCTCCGTCGAGCTGCCCATGCAGGGCGAGCGGGGGCCCCGGCGCCTCAAGGTCTCCATGGTGCACGACGGCTCCAGCCTCTACCTCCTGGCCGAGTGGCCCGACGGCACCCGCGACACCGAGTTCCAGCCCTGGGTGTGGGGCTCCGCCGAGAAGAGCTACGTACGCGATGCCCGCAT of the Thermodesulfobacteriota bacterium genome contains:
- a CDS encoding PhnD/SsuA/transferrin family substrate-binding protein yields the protein FVPDGNTLARSDQEAQALVSHLGRQVGAEVRTASYPDVAALRKALSGGEVDLAVLPNTAYREAADDVEVVANFTRSAEPTHELLLLVTKSRGIQSVEELIRLNPSLGLDENHPSRQWFLIRQTGANPGQAFRVVSTPKQTVRAITDLITGTYDAACVESGVLDAVKRFDLGSTRQLQILASEGPYASDPLVVRRGFPSEDQERLRGVLLAMESDALGQQALLGLKIVRFVAPLTDLALYPTEPPAPKPVARAAPPKPVAPPPAPPQEDPQAQARARAEAEAQRKKAYEAAARLDTAEAYLAFLALHAAGPEADEARKRVAALETETELFQKAKGSEDQLAAYLALWPNGRYVREARQQLEELRGHRREREYRRAVGIKTPEALRAFADAWPRTPQAAEAEKLLTALSRQAAAAAAVPAPAPVPAPPPPAPEPPREWSLKVPLVAEAPVVDGSPQDAAWKRAPSVELPMQGERGPRRLKVSMVHDGSSLYLLAEWPDGTRDTEFQPWVWGSAEKSYVRDARIDDGLAVLWYKGAPPASACLLDGQPHEGDTWHWRAGWSEISGLAEDGWMQVSRERQPQSTPYPSRSGAGQVWVRRVADEGEPGWKFVVPIEYAGDLIPSYQAQPARGSRGDVRAKGQWKDGRWTVEMVRRFQTGHPDDLSLQGGPTRHAVSFGAYDRGNMGDHTSSPIVHVEIVTR